The following coding sequences lie in one Pseudarthrobacter phenanthrenivorans Sphe3 genomic window:
- a CDS encoding glycoside hydrolase family 13 protein, with protein MSKLAVPASDATRQWWTDAVVYQIYPRSFADGNGDGMGDLRGVMDHLPYLERLGVDAIWLSPFYKSPQADGGYDVADYRQVDPLFGSLADFDAMLQEAHRRGLKVIVDLVPNHTSDEHAWFQAALAAQPGSPERDRYIFRPGKDEAPGSGDGNRAPNNWKSIFGGPAWTRIKEKDGSPGEWYLHLFDTKQPDLNWENHEVQEEMRSVLRFWLDRGADGFRVDVAHGMVKEPGLPDWEGVAAMVEGTTADHKVEVRREPPPPGDAPGAHTNAEEPHRAVSPVYPPSPFFDQDGVHDIYRDWHRVLEEYGSDRMMVAEAWVEPAERLALYVRPDEMQQAFNFDFLMAGWNAERMAEAIDASLKAAAAVGAPCTWVLSNHDTVRHTTRFGLADPTTFPKGIAAYDEQPDAALGLARARAATLVELALPGSAYLYQGEELGLPEHTTLPDDARQDPTFFRTQGAETGRDGCRVPLPWAAEKHGYGFAESFPGDAAPPWLPQPESFGPLAADQQDGEEGSTLELYRAALAFRAVRQLGKGSLQWDEVHAPESGLLAFRNRDVLVLSNMGFASAPIPEGYSVALSSGPEPEQEWRLMDEVPVDCTVYLTRSPA; from the coding sequence ATGTCCAAGCTGGCCGTTCCTGCCTCCGATGCAACCAGGCAATGGTGGACTGACGCCGTCGTCTACCAGATCTATCCCCGCTCCTTCGCCGACGGCAATGGCGATGGCATGGGGGATCTACGCGGCGTCATGGATCATCTCCCGTACCTGGAGCGGTTAGGCGTGGATGCCATCTGGCTGTCCCCGTTTTACAAGTCGCCGCAGGCAGACGGCGGGTACGACGTTGCCGACTACCGGCAGGTGGACCCCCTGTTCGGGTCGCTGGCGGACTTCGACGCGATGTTGCAGGAAGCCCACCGGCGCGGCCTGAAGGTCATTGTGGACCTGGTCCCCAACCACACGTCTGACGAGCATGCCTGGTTCCAGGCCGCGCTTGCCGCACAGCCAGGCTCCCCCGAACGGGACCGCTACATCTTCCGCCCGGGCAAGGACGAGGCGCCGGGCTCCGGTGACGGCAATCGGGCACCGAACAACTGGAAGTCCATCTTTGGCGGACCCGCCTGGACCAGGATCAAAGAGAAGGACGGCTCGCCAGGCGAGTGGTACCTGCACCTCTTCGACACAAAGCAGCCGGACCTCAACTGGGAAAACCACGAGGTGCAGGAAGAAATGCGCTCTGTTCTGCGCTTCTGGCTGGACCGGGGCGCGGACGGATTCCGGGTTGACGTGGCCCACGGCATGGTCAAGGAGCCAGGCCTTCCCGACTGGGAGGGCGTGGCCGCAATGGTTGAGGGAACCACCGCCGACCACAAAGTGGAGGTTCGGAGGGAGCCCCCACCCCCGGGAGATGCCCCCGGAGCCCACACAAATGCCGAGGAACCCCACCGGGCGGTATCGCCGGTCTACCCGCCCTCGCCTTTCTTCGACCAGGACGGCGTGCACGACATTTACCGTGACTGGCACCGGGTCCTCGAAGAATACGGCAGCGACCGGATGATGGTGGCCGAGGCCTGGGTGGAACCGGCCGAACGCCTGGCCCTCTATGTGCGGCCGGATGAGATGCAACAAGCCTTCAACTTTGACTTCCTGATGGCCGGCTGGAACGCCGAGCGCATGGCCGAAGCAATCGACGCGTCCCTGAAGGCCGCCGCAGCAGTTGGGGCACCCTGCACCTGGGTGCTCAGCAACCACGATACTGTCCGCCACACCACCCGGTTCGGACTCGCGGATCCCACCACATTCCCCAAGGGCATCGCCGCGTACGATGAGCAGCCGGACGCCGCCCTGGGACTGGCGCGCGCCCGTGCCGCCACCCTGGTGGAACTGGCCCTGCCTGGTTCCGCCTACCTGTACCAGGGCGAGGAGCTGGGACTCCCCGAACACACCACCCTTCCGGACGACGCGCGGCAGGACCCCACGTTCTTCCGAACCCAGGGGGCAGAAACCGGACGGGACGGCTGCCGGGTACCCCTCCCCTGGGCCGCGGAAAAGCACGGATACGGCTTCGCCGAGTCATTCCCCGGTGATGCGGCTCCCCCATGGCTCCCGCAGCCCGAAAGCTTCGGCCCCCTCGCTGCGGACCAGCAGGACGGCGAGGAAGGCTCCACCTTGGAGCTGTACCGGGCTGCCCTGGCGTTCCGCGCCGTGCGGCAACTTGGAAAGGGCTCACTGCAATGGGACGAGGTCCACGCACCAGAGAGCGGCCTGCTGGCCTTCCGGAACCGTGACGTTCTGGTCCTGTCGAACATGGGGTTCGCCTCGGCGCCCATCCCGGAAGGCTATTCCGTGGCGCTCTCCAGCGGGCCGGAGCCAGAACAGGAATGGCGGCTCATGGATGAGGTGCCGGTAGACTGCACCGTCTACTTGACCAGGAGCCCTGCCTGA
- a CDS encoding membrane protein has protein sequence MNLTVAGMAMGAFVAFMSLQFGLWGFLVSLLFMAIGALLGRAAEGKLDLRGVLDAIIGRRSSS, from the coding sequence GTGAATCTCACCGTTGCGGGCATGGCGATGGGCGCGTTCGTCGCCTTCATGTCGTTGCAGTTCGGCCTTTGGGGCTTCCTGGTGTCGCTGCTGTTCATGGCGATCGGCGCGCTGCTGGGCCGTGCCGCCGAGGGGAAGCTGGACCTGCGCGGCGTGCTGGATGCCATCATCGGCCGGCGCTCATCCTCATGA
- a CDS encoding Asp23/Gls24 family envelope stress response protein: MEYQNPQPEAGIYSHAAPVPVPASALGRTVISETAVAKVAGIAARAVPGVYSLGSGPSRALGAIRDAVGSSDHAAGVHAEVGETQVAVDISLVASYGTPLHSLADQVRAAVYRAVEELVGLQVIEVNVEITDVYVPPPVKPTPSGSTDREALL, encoded by the coding sequence ATGGAATACCAGAACCCACAACCCGAGGCGGGCATCTACAGCCACGCCGCGCCGGTTCCTGTCCCTGCTTCCGCGCTGGGGCGCACCGTGATTTCCGAAACAGCCGTGGCCAAGGTGGCGGGCATCGCCGCCAGGGCCGTGCCGGGCGTCTACTCCCTGGGCTCCGGGCCTTCGCGTGCACTGGGCGCCATCCGTGACGCCGTCGGCAGTTCGGACCATGCGGCTGGTGTGCATGCGGAAGTGGGTGAAACCCAAGTGGCCGTGGACATCAGCCTGGTGGCAAGTTATGGGACGCCGCTGCATTCGCTGGCCGACCAGGTGCGGGCCGCTGTTTACCGCGCTGTGGAGGAACTCGTGGGGTTGCAGGTCATCGAGGTGAACGTGGAGATCACGGACGTCTACGTGCCCCCTCCCGTCAAACCCACCCCCTCCGGCTCCACTGACAGGGAGGCTCTGCTGTGA